A stretch of Algiphilus sp. DNA encodes these proteins:
- the ftsE gene encoding cell division ATP-binding protein FtsE: protein MITAEQLRHSYPGSGEVLAGIDLTLARGEMAFLTGPSGAGKSTLLKLIACLERPRSGQLRVGGVDVRRLPRRRVAAFRQRIGIVFQNYSLLTDRRVFENVALPLVIRGLHPRDIARRVRAALDAVDLLGHERAYPLTLSGGEQQRVAIARAIVAKPELLLADEPTGNLDPALSAEIMALFRRFNEVGVSVLIASHALDLVRRLPVREIALADGRLEDVA, encoded by the coding sequence ATGATCACTGCCGAGCAACTGCGGCACAGCTACCCCGGAAGCGGCGAGGTGCTGGCCGGCATCGACCTGACGCTGGCGCGCGGCGAGATGGCCTTCCTCACCGGCCCGTCCGGTGCCGGCAAGTCGACGCTGCTCAAGCTCATCGCCTGCCTGGAGCGGCCGCGCTCGGGGCAGCTTCGCGTCGGCGGGGTGGATGTGCGGCGTCTGCCACGCCGGCGGGTGGCGGCCTTCCGGCAGCGCATCGGCATCGTGTTCCAGAACTACAGCCTGCTCACCGACCGCCGCGTGTTCGAGAACGTGGCGCTGCCCCTGGTCATTCGCGGGCTGCACCCGCGCGACATCGCGCGGCGGGTGCGGGCCGCGCTCGACGCCGTGGACCTGCTGGGCCACGAACGCGCCTATCCGTTGACCCTCTCGGGCGGTGAGCAGCAGCGCGTGGCGATCGCGCGCGCCATCGTGGCCAAACCGGAGCTGCTGCTCGCCGACGAGCCCACCGGCAACCTCGATCCGGCACTGTCCGCCGAGATCATGGCCCTGTTCCGGCGTTTCAACGAGGTCGGCGTGAGCGTGCTCATCGCCTCGCACGCGCTCGATCTGGTGCGCCGCCTGCCGGTGCGCGAGATCGCGCTCGCCGACGGCCGCCTGGAGGACGTGGCGTGA
- a CDS encoding SLC13 family permease — MGWQGWFAVAVIVSVLVLLASERMRPELAVISGMVALLAFGVLTPDQALSGFSNAGMITVAAMYVVAAGLRETGAIDLASRGWLGNGAGVRRAQLKIMLPTAGLSAFINNTPVVATFLPVITGWARRNRVSASRLMIPLSYAAILGGMCTLVGTSTNLVVNGKWLADGGRGLGFFELAWIGVPCALIGMLYLLLVGGRLLPDRDSASSPFENPREYTVEMDVLADGPLVGRTIGEAGLRNLGKVFLVEIVRDGSVVPAVNTEERLQAADRLVFAGDVSSVLDLQRIKGLQSVREADAAIAQQYPERKLVEVVLSARCPLIGQTLRESRFHTYYGASVVAMARDGKRLRGGLGEVRLRPADTLLLEARPVWVDRNRYSPDFLLISQHGEDPPRYERAAAAWAVLGAIVVTATTGLLDMLTAALIGAGAMLAFGCVSVAGARKSVDIQVLLVIAGSFALGESLAVTGASSTIASSALALAGDRPWVLLALTYAMTLVMTEMITNNAAALLMFPIAVAAAEGLGLALEPFVVTVMLAASASFATPLGYQTNLMVAGPGNYRFLDFTRVGLPLNLIIGTVAVLLIPRIWPF, encoded by the coding sequence ATGGGCTGGCAGGGCTGGTTCGCCGTAGCGGTGATCGTGAGCGTTCTGGTACTGCTGGCCTCGGAGCGCATGCGCCCGGAGCTGGCGGTGATCAGCGGCATGGTGGCGCTGCTTGCCTTCGGTGTGCTGACACCCGATCAGGCGCTCTCGGGCTTTTCCAATGCCGGCATGATCACGGTGGCGGCCATGTACGTGGTCGCGGCCGGGCTCCGCGAGACCGGCGCCATCGATCTGGCGTCGCGCGGCTGGCTGGGCAACGGCGCCGGTGTGCGGCGCGCCCAGCTGAAGATCATGCTGCCCACGGCGGGGCTGTCGGCCTTCATCAACAACACGCCGGTGGTGGCGACCTTCCTGCCGGTGATCACCGGCTGGGCCCGGCGCAACCGGGTATCGGCCTCGCGGCTCATGATTCCGCTCAGCTACGCCGCCATCCTCGGCGGCATGTGCACGCTGGTGGGAACATCCACCAACCTCGTGGTCAACGGCAAATGGCTGGCCGACGGCGGCCGTGGTCTCGGTTTCTTCGAGCTGGCCTGGATCGGCGTGCCGTGCGCGCTCATCGGCATGCTCTATCTGCTGCTGGTCGGCGGGCGCCTGCTGCCGGATCGCGACAGCGCCAGCAGCCCCTTCGAGAATCCGCGCGAGTACACCGTGGAGATGGATGTGCTCGCTGACGGCCCGCTGGTCGGCCGCACCATCGGCGAAGCGGGTCTGCGCAATCTCGGCAAGGTCTTCCTGGTGGAGATCGTGCGCGACGGCAGCGTGGTGCCCGCGGTGAACACCGAGGAGCGCCTGCAGGCCGCGGACCGGCTGGTCTTCGCCGGCGATGTCTCGTCGGTGCTCGATCTCCAGCGGATCAAGGGTCTGCAGTCGGTGCGCGAGGCCGATGCCGCCATCGCGCAGCAGTATCCCGAGCGCAAGCTGGTCGAGGTGGTGCTGTCGGCGCGCTGCCCGCTGATCGGCCAGACCCTGCGCGAATCGCGCTTCCACACCTACTACGGCGCCTCCGTCGTGGCCATGGCGCGTGACGGCAAGCGCCTGCGCGGCGGGCTCGGCGAGGTGCGCCTGCGCCCGGCCGACACGCTGCTGCTGGAGGCGCGGCCGGTGTGGGTGGATCGCAATCGCTACTCGCCGGATTTCCTGCTCATCAGCCAGCACGGCGAGGATCCGCCGCGCTACGAGCGCGCCGCAGCCGCCTGGGCCGTGCTCGGTGCCATCGTCGTGACCGCCACCACCGGCCTGCTCGACATGCTCACCGCGGCGCTGATCGGCGCCGGCGCCATGCTCGCCTTCGGTTGCGTGAGCGTGGCCGGCGCGCGCAAGAGCGTCGACATCCAGGTCCTGCTGGTCATTGCCGGCTCCTTCGCGCTGGGCGAATCGCTGGCGGTCACCGGTGCGTCGTCGACCATTGCCAGCAGCGCGCTGGCGCTAGCCGGCGACCGGCCCTGGGTGCTGCTGGCGCTGACCTATGCCATGACGCTGGTGATGACCGAGATGATCACCAACAACGCGGCCGCGCTGCTGATGTTCCCGATCGCGGTGGCGGCGGCGGAGGGCCTCGGACTGGCGCTGGAGCCCTTCGTCGTCACGGTGATGCTGGCCGCGTCGGCCAGCTTCGCGACGCCGCTGGGGTATCAGACCAATCTCATGGTGGCCGGTCCCGGCAACTACCGCTTCCTCGACTTCACGCGCGTCGGGCTGCCGCTGAATCTCATCATCGGTACCGTGGCGGTCCTGCTGATCCCCCGCATCTGGCCGTTCTGA
- the mnmG gene encoding tRNA uridine-5-carboxymethylaminomethyl(34) synthesis enzyme MnmG has protein sequence MDHYDVIIIGGGHAGTEAALASARSGARTLLLTQNIDTLGQMSCNPAIGGIGKGHLVREIDALGGAMARAADAAGIHFRTLNASKGAAVRATRAQADRVRYRTAIRRMLEQQPGLDLFQQEVTDLCIEGDRVTGAVTAGGLTFGARAVVLTAGTFLAGRIHVGMQQQTGGRAGDAASTRLAEKLREAMPRVGRLKTGTPPRIDGRSIDWSQTGLQPGDEPRPVFSFLGTRADHPRQMPCHITRTRAATHDIIRANLDRSPMFAGAIEGTGPRYCPSIEDKIHRFADRDSHQIFLEPEGLDSTEIYPNGISTSLPFDVQIAFVRTIAGLGQARITRPGYAIEYDYFDPRDLSRSLATSAVEGLYFAGQINGTTGYEEAAAQGLLAGINAARATRGEAPWIPQRHEAYIGVLVDDLTTRGTTEPYRMFTSRAEHRLLLREDNADTRLTPTGRELGLVDDTRWAAFETKRDAVTRERERLEGTWLKPHELADETFVAALGPAPGNGRTSLADLLRRPEVGFDTLTALGLADPGIDEAVAQQIAIDVRYAGYIERAQAEVRRMERAENTPLPADLDFSAVSGLSNEVRQKLAEHRPETLAQAGRIPGITPAATSLLLVHLKKRGQLAKSA, from the coding sequence ATGGATCACTACGACGTCATCATCATCGGCGGCGGACACGCCGGTACCGAAGCCGCACTGGCTTCCGCGCGCAGCGGTGCGCGCACGCTGCTGCTGACGCAGAACATCGACACCCTCGGACAGATGTCGTGCAACCCGGCCATCGGCGGCATCGGCAAGGGGCACCTGGTGCGCGAGATCGATGCGCTGGGCGGCGCCATGGCGCGCGCCGCCGACGCCGCCGGCATCCACTTCCGCACCCTCAACGCCTCCAAGGGCGCCGCCGTGCGCGCCACCCGCGCGCAGGCCGATCGCGTGCGCTACCGCACCGCCATCCGGCGCATGCTCGAGCAGCAACCCGGGCTCGACCTGTTCCAGCAGGAGGTCACCGACCTGTGCATCGAGGGCGACCGTGTCACCGGCGCCGTCACCGCGGGCGGACTGACCTTCGGCGCACGCGCCGTGGTGCTCACCGCCGGCACCTTCCTCGCCGGACGCATCCATGTCGGCATGCAGCAGCAGACCGGCGGGCGCGCCGGCGACGCCGCCAGCACGCGCCTCGCCGAAAAGCTGCGCGAGGCCATGCCGCGCGTCGGCCGTCTCAAGACCGGCACGCCGCCGCGCATCGACGGTCGCTCCATCGACTGGTCGCAGACCGGCCTGCAGCCCGGTGACGAACCGCGGCCGGTGTTCTCCTTCCTGGGCACGCGCGCCGACCACCCGCGGCAGATGCCCTGCCACATCACGCGCACGCGGGCGGCCACGCACGACATCATCCGCGCCAACCTCGACCGCTCGCCGATGTTCGCCGGTGCCATCGAGGGCACCGGACCTCGCTACTGCCCGAGCATCGAGGACAAGATCCACCGCTTCGCCGACCGCGACAGCCACCAGATCTTTCTGGAGCCCGAGGGCCTCGACAGCACCGAGATCTACCCCAACGGCATTTCCACCAGCCTGCCCTTCGACGTGCAGATCGCCTTCGTGCGCACCATCGCGGGCCTCGGGCAGGCGCGCATCACCCGCCCCGGCTACGCCATCGAGTACGACTACTTCGACCCGCGCGATCTGTCGCGCAGCCTCGCCACCAGCGCCGTCGAGGGGCTCTACTTCGCCGGCCAGATCAACGGCACCACCGGCTACGAGGAAGCCGCCGCACAGGGTCTGCTCGCCGGCATCAACGCCGCGCGCGCGACCAGGGGCGAAGCGCCCTGGATCCCACAACGGCACGAGGCCTATATCGGCGTGCTGGTCGACGATCTCACCACCCGCGGCACCACCGAGCCGTATCGCATGTTCACCTCGCGCGCCGAGCACCGCCTGCTGCTGCGCGAGGACAACGCCGACACGCGGCTGACCCCGACGGGACGCGAGCTCGGCCTGGTCGACGACACCCGCTGGGCGGCCTTCGAGACCAAGCGCGACGCGGTCACCCGCGAGCGCGAGCGGCTGGAAGGCACCTGGCTCAAGCCGCACGAGCTGGCGGACGAGACCTTCGTGGCCGCGCTCGGCCCGGCGCCCGGGAACGGCCGCACCTCGCTGGCCGACCTGCTGCGGCGCCCCGAGGTCGGCTTCGACACCCTGACGGCGCTGGGGCTCGCCGATCCCGGCATCGATGAAGCGGTCGCGCAGCAGATCGCCATCGACGTGCGCTACGCCGGCTACATCGAGCGTGCCCAGGCCGAAGTCCGGCGCATGGAGCGGGCCGAGAACACGCCCCTGCCCGCGGATCTCGATTTCAGTGCGGTGTCGGGGCTTTCCAACGAGGTGCGCCAGAAACTCGCCGAGCATCGCCCCGAGACGCTGGCGCAGGCCGGGCGCATCCCCGGCATCACGCCCGCCGCGACCTCACTGCTGCTGGTGCACCTCAAGAAGCGCGGCCAGCTCGCGAAAAGCGCCTGA
- a CDS encoding DUF962 domain-containing protein translates to MSETAQSFRDFDEFYAYYLTEHANRANRRLHFVGTSLALLTLIAAAVTLSPALILLALIIGYGFAWVGHFFFEKNRPATFTYPWQSYKGDWRMWWETLTGKIPF, encoded by the coding sequence ATGTCCGAGACGGCACAGTCCTTCCGGGACTTCGACGAGTTCTATGCCTACTATCTCACCGAGCACGCCAATCGTGCCAACCGGCGTCTGCATTTCGTCGGCACCAGCCTGGCGCTGCTGACCCTCATCGCCGCCGCGGTGACCCTGAGCCCCGCCCTCATCCTGCTCGCGCTCATCATCGGCTACGGCTTCGCCTGGGTCGGTCATTTCTTCTTCGAGAAGAACCGGCCCGCGACCTTCACCTATCCGTGGCAGTCCTACAAGGGCGACTGGCGCATGTGGTGGGAAACCCTCACCGGCAAGATTCCCTTCTAG
- a CDS encoding RimK/LysX family protein, with the protein MSENSTGSPGGDPNPVRVGWREWVSLPDLLGKPVRAKMDTGARSSALAATHIRMRNDEVRFRAVGQTRESHAPLFDERWITDAGGHRELRPVIRTRLLVGEYTADVEITLTARRGLRYRMLVGRSALAGHFVVDPQASYLLGRP; encoded by the coding sequence ATGAGTGAAAATTCTACGGGATCGCCCGGCGGCGACCCAAATCCGGTCCGTGTCGGCTGGCGCGAGTGGGTCAGTCTTCCGGACCTGCTCGGCAAGCCGGTGCGCGCCAAGATGGATACCGGCGCGCGCAGTTCGGCGCTGGCCGCCACCCACATCCGCATGCGCAACGACGAGGTGCGCTTCCGCGCGGTGGGGCAGACGCGGGAATCGCACGCGCCGCTGTTCGACGAGCGCTGGATCACCGACGCCGGCGGTCACCGCGAGCTGCGGCCGGTGATCCGCACGCGACTGCTGGTGGGCGAGTACACGGCCGACGTCGAGATCACGCTCACCGCCCGTCGCGGTTTACGCTATCGCATGCTGGTCGGGCGCAGCGCGCTGGCCGGGCATTTCGTCGTCGACCCACAAGCCAGTTACCTCCTGGGGCGCCCATGA
- the rimK gene encoding 30S ribosomal protein S6--L-glutamate ligase, protein MKIGILSRNRRLYSTSRLVEAAEARGHQVEVIDALRCYMNIVPHKPEIHYRGKRLEGFDAIIPRIGASITFYGTAVVRQFEMMGVYCQNESVAISRSRDKLRSLQLLARKGIGLPVTGFAHSPDDTQDLMSLVGGAPMVIKLIEGTQGRGVVLAETKQAAESVIDAFRGLDAHFLTQEYIAEAKGADIRCFVIGGKVVATMQRQAKEGEFRSNIHRGGNARMVRITPEERSTAVRAAASMGLNVCGVDLIRSNHGPVVLEVNSSPGLEGIERATGRDIANQVITHLEAHAKPGRTRTRGRG, encoded by the coding sequence ATGAAGATCGGCATCCTTTCCCGCAACCGTCGTCTCTATTCGACCTCGCGACTGGTCGAGGCCGCCGAAGCGCGCGGCCACCAGGTCGAGGTCATCGACGCGCTGCGCTGCTACATGAACATCGTGCCGCACAAGCCGGAGATCCATTACCGCGGGAAGCGGCTGGAAGGCTTCGACGCGATCATCCCGCGCATCGGTGCGTCCATCACCTTCTACGGCACGGCGGTGGTGCGGCAGTTCGAGATGATGGGCGTCTACTGCCAGAACGAGTCGGTGGCCATCTCGCGCTCGCGCGACAAGCTGCGCAGCCTGCAGCTGCTGGCGCGCAAGGGCATCGGCCTGCCGGTGACCGGCTTCGCGCACTCGCCCGACGACACCCAGGACCTCATGAGCCTGGTGGGCGGTGCGCCCATGGTCATCAAGCTGATCGAGGGCACCCAGGGGCGCGGCGTGGTGCTGGCCGAGACCAAGCAGGCGGCGGAGAGTGTCATCGACGCCTTCCGCGGCCTCGACGCGCACTTCCTGACCCAGGAATACATCGCCGAGGCCAAGGGCGCGGACATCCGCTGCTTCGTCATCGGCGGCAAGGTCGTGGCCACCATGCAGCGTCAGGCCAAGGAGGGCGAGTTCCGCTCCAACATCCACCGCGGCGGCAATGCGCGCATGGTGCGCATCACGCCCGAGGAGCGCTCCACCGCCGTGCGCGCGGCGGCGTCGATGGGGCTCAATGTCTGCGGTGTCGATCTCATCCGGTCGAACCACGGGCCGGTCGTGCTCGAGGTCAATTCCTCGCCGGGCCTGGAGGGCATCGAGCGCGCCACCGGGCGCGACATCGCCAACCAGGTCATCACCCACCTCGAGGCGCACGCCAAGCCCGGCCGGACCCGCACCCGCGGTCGCGGCTGA
- a CDS encoding succinylglutamate desuccinylase/aspartoacylase family protein → MSQRRATDFEIDGQRIAPGTRRQVALHLGALYTSAPVTLPVHVVHGRRPGPVLFVSAALHGDEINGIEVIRRVLELPAIKHLAGTLLAVPVVNVLGFLQRSRYLPDRRDLNRSFPGSPSGSLAARIAHRFLTEVVDRADAGIDLHTGALQRPNLPQIRADLGNAATERLARAFGAPLLLDSAPAAGTLREYTTGHGKPVLLYEAGEALRFDEVAIRIGVRGVMNVLREMDMLRSHMRRALPVEPVVAHSSTWVRAPMSGVLRSQVRLGHAVTEGQRVGWVGDPVGGVDTAVYSHTDGIVIGGTGLPLVHEGDALFHIARVEAPRAAARAVTEARRMAQAMPGARARFD, encoded by the coding sequence ATGAGCCAGCGCCGCGCGACCGACTTCGAGATCGACGGACAGCGGATCGCGCCCGGCACGCGCCGCCAGGTCGCGCTGCATCTGGGCGCGCTGTACACCAGCGCGCCGGTGACGCTGCCGGTGCACGTGGTCCACGGGCGCCGGCCGGGGCCGGTGCTGTTCGTCTCCGCTGCGCTGCACGGCGACGAGATCAACGGCATCGAGGTCATCCGGCGTGTGCTGGAGCTGCCCGCCATCAAGCATCTCGCCGGCACGCTGCTGGCGGTGCCGGTGGTCAACGTGCTGGGTTTCCTGCAGCGCTCGCGCTATCTGCCGGACCGGCGCGATCTCAATCGCAGCTTTCCGGGATCACCCTCGGGCTCGCTGGCAGCGCGCATCGCGCACCGCTTCCTCACCGAGGTGGTCGACCGCGCCGATGCCGGCATCGACCTGCATACCGGCGCGCTGCAGCGACCGAACCTGCCGCAGATCCGCGCCGATCTCGGCAACGCCGCCACCGAGCGTCTGGCGCGCGCCTTCGGTGCGCCGCTGCTGCTGGATTCGGCCCCCGCGGCCGGCACGCTGCGCGAATACACCACCGGCCACGGCAAGCCGGTGCTGCTGTACGAGGCCGGCGAGGCGCTGCGTTTCGACGAAGTCGCGATCCGCATCGGTGTGCGCGGCGTGATGAACGTGCTGCGCGAGATGGACATGCTGCGGTCGCACATGCGCCGCGCGCTGCCGGTGGAGCCGGTGGTGGCGCACAGCAGCACCTGGGTGCGCGCGCCCATGTCGGGTGTGCTGCGGTCGCAGGTCAGGCTCGGTCACGCGGTGACCGAGGGACAGCGCGTGGGCTGGGTGGGCGATCCGGTGGGCGGTGTCGACACCGCCGTCTACTCGCATACCGACGGCATCGTCATCGGGGGAACCGGACTGCCGCTGGTCCACGAGGGCGACGCGCTCTTCCACATCGCGCGCGTCGAAGCCCCCCGGGCGGCGGCGCGCGCGGTCACCGAGGCCCGCCGCATGGCGCAGGCCATGCCCGGCGCCAGAGCCCGGTTCGACTAG
- a CDS encoding Na(+)-translocating NADH-quinone reductase subunit A, with translation MDKQRIKLRKGLDLRLAGEPEQRVDAGARVSSVAVIGPDYVGLKPSMSVEEGDRVKLGQALFEDKKNPGVIVTAPAAGTVRAINRGARRALQSVVIDIDGDDAETFDTIDAGRISSADPKALRETLIASGQWTALRARPFGKVPAVDAEASAIFVNAIDTNPLAADPQFVINEEPALFKAGLEVLARLTEGPVYICTAPGADIPVPESDRFRTAEFEGPHPAGLPSTHMHFLHPVSMARQNWHIGPQDVIAFGALFTTGRIRTDRIVALGGSVVEKPRLVRARLGASIDDLLRGELRDMDARAISGSVWNGRRAAGWAAFLGRYNTQISVLPEGHERRLFGWLNPFGERFSVTRAYVSSVTARARDFDLNTSTNGSPRAMVPIGNYEKVMPLDVVATPLLRALLVRDTDVAQGLGALELIEEDVSLMSFVCVGKYDFGPHLRASLDLIEREG, from the coding sequence GTGGATAAGCAACGCATAAAACTCAGAAAAGGGCTGGACCTGCGGCTGGCGGGCGAGCCCGAGCAACGCGTCGATGCAGGCGCCCGGGTCTCCTCGGTGGCGGTCATCGGCCCCGATTACGTCGGGCTCAAGCCCAGCATGTCGGTCGAGGAAGGCGATCGCGTCAAGCTCGGGCAGGCGCTCTTCGAGGACAAGAAGAACCCGGGCGTGATCGTCACCGCGCCCGCCGCCGGGACGGTCCGCGCCATCAACCGCGGTGCGCGGCGCGCGCTGCAATCGGTGGTCATCGACATCGACGGCGATGACGCCGAGACCTTCGACACCATCGATGCCGGCCGCATCTCGAGCGCCGACCCGAAGGCACTGCGCGAGACGCTGATCGCCTCCGGCCAGTGGACGGCGCTGCGCGCGCGGCCGTTCGGCAAGGTGCCGGCGGTGGATGCCGAGGCCTCCGCGATCTTCGTCAACGCCATCGACACCAATCCGCTGGCTGCCGACCCGCAGTTCGTGATCAACGAGGAGCCGGCACTGTTCAAGGCTGGGCTCGAGGTGCTGGCGCGCCTGACCGAGGGTCCGGTCTACATCTGCACCGCGCCCGGTGCCGACATCCCGGTGCCGGAATCCGATCGCTTCCGCACGGCGGAGTTCGAGGGACCGCATCCGGCGGGGCTGCCGAGCACCCACATGCACTTCCTGCACCCCGTCTCGATGGCGCGCCAGAACTGGCACATCGGGCCGCAGGACGTCATCGCCTTCGGCGCGCTGTTCACCACGGGCCGCATCCGGACCGACCGCATCGTCGCGCTCGGCGGTTCGGTCGTGGAGAAGCCGCGCCTGGTGCGCGCGCGTCTCGGCGCCAGCATCGACGACCTGCTGCGCGGCGAACTCCGGGACATGGATGCGCGCGCCATCTCGGGCTCGGTCTGGAACGGCCGTCGCGCCGCCGGCTGGGCGGCCTTCCTCGGGCGCTACAACACCCAGATCTCGGTGCTGCCGGAAGGCCACGAGCGCCGTCTCTTCGGCTGGCTCAACCCCTTCGGCGAGCGCTTCTCGGTCACGCGCGCCTACGTGTCGTCGGTGACGGCGCGTGCGCGCGACTTCGATCTCAACACCTCGACCAACGGATCGCCGCGCGCGATGGTGCCGATCGGCAACTACGAGAAGGTGATGCCGCTGGATGTCGTGGCAACACCGCTGCTGCGCGCGCTCCTCGTGCGCGACACCGACGTGGCGCAGGGGCTCGGCGCCCTCGAACTGATCGAGGAGGACGTGTCGCTGATGTCCTTCGTCTGCGTCGGCAAGTACGACTTCGGCCCGCATCTGCGCGCCAGTCTCGACCTCATCGAACGGGAAGGCTAG
- a CDS encoding NADH:ubiquinone reductase (Na(+)-transporting) subunit B: MAGKGLRGFLDRMHPLFAKGGKFEKYYAVYEMVDTFFYSPGDVTRGAPHVRDGIDLKRTMIYVWLATFPAILMGAWNVGFQANTALAAMGMDGLEGFRHFVIDPFGYDPSNHLANIVHGLTYWIPIYFVTFLVGGLWEVLFAGVRNHEVNEGFFVTSVLFSLILAPTTPLWQVALGISFGVVVGKEIFGGTGKNFLNPALVGRAFLYFGYPAQQSGDSVWVAADGYTQATALSMAADNGVAGLQDGGISWMQTFIGVLPGSVGEVSTLAILIGGVFLMFTGIANYRITLGMFGGLIATVLLFNIIGGEDSPYFNVPWYWHFTMGGFAFGAVFMATDPVSSSHTNLGRWIFGALCGFMTVLIRVVNPAFPEGVMLAILFGNIFAPLIDFFVVKANMRRREARTLTAT, encoded by the coding sequence ATGGCTGGCAAGGGACTTCGCGGCTTCCTCGACCGCATGCACCCGCTCTTCGCGAAGGGCGGCAAGTTCGAGAAGTATTACGCCGTCTACGAGATGGTGGATACGTTCTTCTACTCGCCCGGGGACGTCACCCGTGGCGCCCCGCACGTGCGCGACGGCATCGACCTCAAGCGCACGATGATCTACGTCTGGCTGGCGACCTTCCCGGCCATCCTGATGGGGGCCTGGAACGTCGGCTTCCAGGCCAACACCGCGCTCGCGGCGATGGGCATGGACGGGCTCGAGGGCTTCCGTCATTTCGTGATCGATCCCTTCGGCTACGACCCGTCGAATCATCTCGCGAACATCGTCCACGGACTGACCTACTGGATACCGATCTACTTCGTGACGTTCCTGGTCGGCGGTCTGTGGGAGGTCCTGTTCGCGGGCGTGCGCAATCACGAGGTCAACGAGGGCTTCTTCGTCACCTCCGTCCTGTTCTCGCTGATCCTCGCGCCGACCACGCCGCTGTGGCAGGTGGCTCTGGGCATCAGCTTCGGTGTCGTGGTGGGCAAGGAGATCTTCGGCGGCACCGGCAAGAACTTCCTCAACCCGGCCCTGGTCGGCCGTGCCTTCCTCTATTTCGGGTACCCCGCTCAGCAGTCCGGCGACTCGGTCTGGGTGGCGGCCGACGGCTACACGCAGGCAACCGCGCTGTCGATGGCGGCCGACAACGGCGTGGCCGGACTGCAGGACGGCGGCATCAGCTGGATGCAGACCTTCATCGGCGTGCTGCCGGGCTCGGTGGGCGAGGTATCGACGCTTGCCATCCTCATCGGCGGTGTCTTCCTGATGTTCACCGGCATCGCCAACTACCGCATCACGCTGGGCATGTTCGGCGGCCTGATCGCGACCGTGCTGCTGTTCAACATCATCGGCGGCGAGGACAGTCCCTACTTCAACGTGCCGTGGTACTGGCACTTCACGATGGGCGGATTCGCGTTCGGTGCGGTATTCATGGCCACCGATCCGGTGTCGTCATCCCATACCAATCTGGGACGGTGGATCTTCGGCGCGCTGTGCGGTTTCATGACGGTGCTCATCCGCGTGGTCAATCCCGCCTTCCCGGAGGGTGTGATGCTGGCCATCCTCTTCGGCAACATCTTCGCGCCCCTGATCGACTTCTTCGTCGTCAAGGCGAACATGCGCCGGCGCGAGGCGCGCACTCTGACGGCGACCTGA
- a CDS encoding Na(+)-translocating NADH-quinone reductase subunit C: protein MALNKDSRSYIFIMALVLCMACAVVVSGAAVSLRPLQEHNKLLDQRANVLAVVGLREPGMDVNAVFNDRIETLVIDLETGEEVQGVDPQNYDMFAAAKESGSNVALSGAEDIAGIGAIPKKAIVYLVRDDEGNVRNYVFPVAGYGLWSTMYAYVALEDDANTIAGVTFYDHAETPGLGGEVSNPEWQEQWVGKEVYNDEGEAAFRLTKGGVDPQREGSEHKVDALSGATLTSNGVSNLMKFWFSEMGYKPFIERNARG, encoded by the coding sequence ATGGCTCTGAACAAGGACTCACGCAGCTACATCTTCATCATGGCGCTGGTGCTGTGCATGGCCTGCGCGGTCGTGGTCTCGGGTGCGGCCGTGTCCCTGCGCCCGCTACAGGAGCACAACAAGCTGCTCGACCAGCGCGCCAACGTGCTCGCCGTCGTCGGGCTCCGCGAGCCGGGCATGGACGTCAACGCGGTGTTCAACGACCGCATCGAGACCCTGGTCATCGACCTGGAGACGGGCGAGGAGGTCCAGGGCGTCGATCCGCAGAACTACGACATGTTCGCGGCGGCCAAGGAGTCGGGCAGCAACGTCGCGCTGTCCGGCGCCGAGGACATCGCCGGCATCGGCGCCATTCCGAAGAAGGCCATCGTCTATCTGGTGCGCGACGACGAGGGCAACGTGCGCAACTACGTCTTCCCCGTCGCCGGCTACGGGCTGTGGTCCACCATGTACGCCTACGTGGCGCTGGAGGACGACGCCAACACCATCGCCGGCGTCACCTTCTACGACCATGCCGAGACCCCCGGTCTGGGCGGCGAGGTCTCCAACCCCGAGTGGCAGGAGCAATGGGTCGGCAAGGAGGTCTACAACGATGAAGGCGAGGCGGCGTTCCGCCTGACCAAGGGCGGCGTCGACCCGCAGCGAGAAGGCTCGGAGCACAAGGTGGACGCGCTGTCGGGGGCGACGCTGACCTCCAACGGTGTCTCCAACCTCATGAAATTCTGGTTTTCCGAAATGGGCTACAAGCCCTTCATCGAGCGCAACGCGCGAGGCTGA